A window of the Henckelia pumila isolate YLH828 chromosome 3, ASM3356847v2, whole genome shotgun sequence genome harbors these coding sequences:
- the LOC140887642 gene encoding purple acid phosphatase 15 — translation MMVVFIFLALNLFQAYGEIPTTLQGPFKPVTVPLDESFRGHAIDLPDTDPRVQRNVTGFEPEQISLSLSSTHDSIWISWITGEFQIGENIKPLNPKSIASVVRYGKLRFPMTCKATGESLVYSQLYPFEGLENYTSGIIHHVRLTGLEPNTKYYYRCGDPSIHALSDIHSFRTMPVSGPRSYPNRIALVGDLGLTYNTTSTIDHLTSNNPDLILLVGDVCYANLYLTNGTGSDCYSCSFSDTPIHETYQPRWDYWGRFMKPLVSKVPIMMVQGNHEIEEQAKNQTFASYISRFAFPSKESRSSSPFYYSFDAGGIHFIVLGAYVAYNKSDDQYKWLHKDLESVNRDVTPWLIATWHPPWYTTYTSHYREAECMKLAMEDLLYKYGVDIVFNGHVHAYERSNRVYNYTLDPCGPIYIAIGDGGNREKMAIEHVDEPGNCPEPSTTPDQFMGGFCAYNFSSGPAAGNFCWDHQPEYSAYRETSFGHGILEVKNETHALWTWYRNQDMYNKFGDQIYIVRQPDKCLVDQKGFDDTRKDWDRHGHFSKQSLLSDVAEDPSWSSAVCR, via the exons ATGATGGTGGTTTTCATTTTCCTTGCTCTAAATTTATTCCAAGCATATGGAGAAATTCCGACTACATTACAAGGACCTTTTAAGCCCGTTACTGTTCCATTGGATGAGAGTTTTAGGGGCCATGCAATTGATTTGCCTGATACTGACCCCAGAGTCCAGAGGAACGTCACTGGCTTTGAGCCCGAGCAAATTTCACTCTCCCTTTCTTCCACTCATGATTCTATCTGGATTTCATGGATTACAG GGGAATTCCAAATTGGTGAAAATATAAAACCATTGAATCCGAAAAGCATCGCAAGTGTTGTTCGTTATGGGAAGTTGAGATTTCCTATGACTTGCAAAGCTACTGGAgagtctcttgtatacagtcAGCTCTATCCTTTTGAAGGCCTCGAAAATTACACTTCTGGAATTATTCATCATGTACGTCTTACAG GTTTAGAACCGAACACAAAATATTATTACCGGTGTGGAGATCCTTCAATACATGCACTGAGTGATATACACTCATTTAGGACAATGCCAGTTTCTGGTCCAAGGAGTTACCCGAACAGGATAGCTTTGGTGGGAGACTTGGGTCTCACGTACAACACCACTTCGACAATAGACCATTTGACGAGCAATAATCCTGACCTAATTCTGTTAGTAGGAGATGTATGTTATGCTAATTTGTATCTTACAAACGGGACTGGTTCTGATTGCTATTCTTGCTCGTTTTCCGATACTCCAATACACGAGACTTATCAACCTCGGTGGGATTATTGGGGAAG ATTTATGAAGCCTTTGGTGTCTAAAGTTCCGATTATGATGGTACAAGGGAACCATGAAATTGAAGAACAAGCTAAAAATCAGACTTTTGCATCCTATATCTCTAGATTTGCGTTCCCATCAAAAGAAAGCAGATCTTCTTCCCCATTCTACTATTCGTTTGATGCAGGGGGCATACATTTTATAGTCCTCGGGGCATATGTTGCTTATAATAAATCAG ATGATCAATACAAATGGTTGCATAAAGATCTAGAGAGTGTTAATCGAGATGTTACTCCATGGTTGATAGCTACTTGGCACCCACCCTGGTATACAACATACACGTCTCACTACCGAGAAGCTGAATGTATGAAGTTAGCGATGGAAGATTTGTTGTACAAGTATGGTGTGGACATAGTCTTTAATGGACAT GTTCATGCCTATGAGAGGTCAAATAGAGTATATAACTATACCTTGGATCCTTGTGGTCCGATCTATATAGCGATTGGCGATGGTGGAAATCGAGAGAAAATGGCAATCGAGCATGTTGACGAACCAGGCAACTGTCCAGAACCATCCACTACGCCTGACCAATTTATGGGTGGATTTTGTGCTTACAATTTTTCATCAGGACCAGCAGCTGGTAACTTCTGTTGGGATCACCAACCTGAATATAGCGCATACAGGGAAACTAGCTTTGGCCATGGCATTCTCGAG GTGAAGAATGAGACACATGCCCTATGGACATGGTACCGGAATCAAGACATGTACAACAAATTTGGAGACCAAATTTACATCGTCAGGCAACCGGATAAGTGTTTAGTTGACCAGAAG GGGTTTGACGATACCAGAAAAGATTGGGATAGACATGGCCACTTTTCCAAGCAAAGTCTTCTATCCGATGTGGCCGAGGACCCGAGCTGGTCTTCTGCAGTATGTAGATGA
- the LOC140887009 gene encoding CASP-like protein 4B1: protein MANPEDPSQEKVAQPPSSAVVAGDLENQTGPAAGGGVSKILRRWKREDLLKRGSLASRVFGFVFSLLAFIIMASNQHGDWKDFDKYEEYRYVLAIAILSTLYTGLQAFRQIRELSTGRELFTLRNSAMFDFIGDQVVAYLLISAASSAVPLTNKMREGSDNIFTDSSASAIGMEFFAFFALALSALISGYKLSNQTYI, encoded by the exons ATGGCGAATCCGGAAGATCCCAGCCAAGAAAAGGTGGCGCAACCACCATCCTCAGCGGTGGTCGCCGGAGATTTGGAGAACCAGACGGGGCCGGCTGCGGGAGGCGGAGTTTCTAAAATTCTGCGACGGTGGAAGAGAGAAGATCTTCTCAAAAGAGGGTCCTTGGCTTCGCGGGTTTTCGGCTTTGTTTTCTCTTTGCTGGCTTTCATTATAATGGCGAGCAATCAGCACGGTGATTGGAAAGATTTTGATAAGTATGAAGAATACAG GTATGTGTTAGCAATTGCAATTCTGTCCACATTGTACACCGGATTGCAAGCTTTCAGGCAAATCCGTGAGCTTTCCACCGGAAGAGAATTGTTTACGCTTCGGAATTCGGCAATGTTCGATTTTATTGGTGATCAG GTTGTAGCGTATTTGCTGATATCGGCAGCTTCATCCGCAGTGCCACTGACAAATAAAATGAGAGAAGGGTCTGATAACATATTTACAGATTCATCTGCTTCTGCAATAGGCATGGAATTCTTTGCGTTCTTCGCACTTGCATTGTCGGCTCTTATATCTGGATATAAACTATCCAATCAAACTTACATCTGA
- the LOC140887008 gene encoding probable WRKY transcription factor 33, producing MGSSGSNTHTNYVHYSNLFDSPINSQYMASYTDLFASNEQQDSSFSWPTDDSSKSFLPAVSPSPSFPTPSLLLDSPAFLDSSNVLQSPTPWTLPGMSSKNKDKASADSSFQSQTSLSNSVSAMYSSSAATDSAVEPLRSLHEVGAVNALNRQTEFSDVKTETAPIHGFAQQVPSNQTNMIHSSSAPWSTQMHHAQPSLYVKEQRISDDGYTWRKYGQKQVKGSENPRSYYKCTFPNCPTKKKVERNLDGYVTEIIYKGSHIHPQPQSNKRPLSNSTQIPMYNHLGLPNQSNMLLESTEMVPMVTQENTSASFAGGDVDLGSSMSNSRDDDGNEPEAKRRKGEDENWDLSASGGSTIREPRIVVQTTSEIDVLNDGYRWRKYGQKVVKGNPNPRSYYKCTYNSCPVRKHIERASHNLSAVITTYEGKHNHEVPAARGSGNYIMNRPAPVNRNTAPWSSGMSSQSSGMDFPNQTPYSFQMLQDADTIPQSYGNSVGPYVDQMQRTENALSKAKEEPKDDYFFGFFLD from the exons atggGTTCTTCAGGATCCAACACTCATACTAATTATGTTCATTATTCCAACTTATTTGATTCCCCCATTAATTCTCAATACATGGCTTCCTATACTGATCTTTTTGCAAGTAATGAACAACAAGATTCTTCCTTCAGTTGGCCTACTGATGATTCTTCTAAGTCCTTTTTACCAGCTGTGTCCCCTTCTCCTTCATTTCCAACCCCCTCTCTGTTACTTGATTCTCCCGCTTTTCTTGATTCCTCTAAC GTTCTTCAGTCTCCGACTCCGTGGACGTTACCTGGGATGTCTTCCAAGAACAAGGACAAAGCTTCTGCTGATTCCTCATTCCAATCCCAAACAAGCCTCTCGAATTCTGTGTCAGCCATGTATTCATCTTCTGCGGCCACGGATTCTGCTGTG GAGCCGTTGAGAAGCCTGCATGAAGTTGGTGCAGTGAATGCGCTGAACAGACAAACTGAGTTTTCAGATGTAAAAACAGAAACAGCTCCAATACATGGTTTTGCTCAACAAGTTCcctcaaatcaaacaaacatgaTTCACAGCAGTTCCGCCCCGTGGTCCACACAGATGCACCACGCACAACCATCACTATATGTTAAGGAGCAGAGAATATCGGATGATGGTTACACTTGGAGGAAATATGGGCAGAAACAAGTCAAGGGAAGCGAGAATCCGCGTAGTTAttacaagtgcacctttccAAACTGCCCCACGAAAAAGAAGGTTGAAAGAAATTTAGATGGATATGTCACAGAAATAATATATAAAGGAAGCCATATTCATCCACAGCCTCAGTCAAACAAAAGACCCCTTTCAAATTCAACTCAGATTCCTATGTACAACCATTTGGGACTTCCAAACCAATCAAACATGTTGCTCGAAAGCACAGAGATGGTGCCCATGGTAACCCAAGAGAACACATCGGCGTCTTTTGCTGGAGGTGATGTTGATCTGGGCTCCTCCATGAGTAACTCCAGAGACGATGACGGGAACGAACCAGAAGCCAAGAGACG GAAAGGGGAAGATGAGAATTGGGACCTATCAGCTTCTGGAGGCAGCACCATTCGAGAGCCTCGAATTGTGGTTCAAACCACAAGCGAAATTGATGTTCTTAACGATGGTTACAGATGGAGGAAGTACGGACAGAAGGTTGTCAAAGGCAACCCAAATCCCAG GAGCTACTACAAGTGCACCTACAACAGTTGCCCAGTCAGGAAACATATAGAACGAGCATCCCACAATTTGAGTGCAGTTATTACAACATATGAAGGCAAGCACAACCATGAAGTTCCTGCTGCCCGAGGTAGTGGCAATTACATCATGAACAGACCAGCACCAGTGAACAGAAACACAGCCCCATGGTCGTCCGGAATGAGCAGCCAATCTAGTGGGATGGATTTCCCTAATCAAACACCATATTCCTTTCAGATGTTACAGGATGCAGATACTATTCCACAGAGTTATGGAAACTCGGTAGGGCCCTATGTTGATCAGATGCAGCGGACGGAAAATGCTCTATCCAAAGCCAAGGAAGAACCTAAAGATGACTATTTTTTCGGCTTTTTCTTAGACTGA